The following are from one region of the Novosphingobium humi genome:
- a CDS encoding SDR family oxidoreductase — protein MQTSGNTILITGGTSGIGRALAERFHAQGNQVIIAGRRHAMIDEIIAANPGMAGFALNIDDPADIARAAQAIIAAHPSLNVLINNAGIMRFEDATAARDLSDAEGMITSNLLGPIRMIDALIDHLKTRVNPAIVNVTSGLAFVPLLSTPTYNATKAALHSYTLALRALLAGRVEVIELAPPAVQTDLTPGQATREGYLPLGDFIDEVMGLFAQTPTPAEINVERVQFLRRAEIEGRLDQAIAAINAH, from the coding sequence ATGCAGACCAGCGGCAACACCATCCTCATCACCGGCGGCACATCGGGCATCGGGCGCGCCTTGGCCGAGCGTTTTCATGCGCAGGGCAATCAGGTCATCATCGCCGGGCGGCGTCATGCCATGATCGACGAGATCATCGCGGCCAATCCCGGCATGGCGGGCTTTGCGCTGAACATTGACGATCCGGCCGATATTGCCCGCGCCGCGCAGGCGATCATCGCGGCCCATCCCTCGCTCAACGTCCTGATCAACAATGCGGGCATCATGCGGTTCGAGGATGCCACCGCCGCGCGCGATCTGTCCGATGCGGAAGGCATGATCACCTCCAATCTGCTCGGCCCGATCCGCATGATTGATGCGCTGATCGACCATCTGAAAACGCGGGTCAATCCGGCCATCGTCAATGTCACTTCGGGGCTGGCCTTCGTGCCGCTGCTCTCGACGCCCACCTATAATGCCACCAAGGCTGCGCTGCATTCCTATACGCTGGCCCTGCGCGCGCTGCTGGCCGGGCGGGTCGAGGTGATCGAACTGGCCCCGCCAGCGGTCCAGACCGACCTGACGCCGGGGCAGGCGACCCGCGAGGGCTATCTGCCGCTTGGCGACTTTATCGACGAGGTGATGGGCCTGTTTGCGCAAACCCCCACCCCGGCCGAGATCAATGTCGAGCGCGTGCAATTCCTGCGCCGCGCCGAGATCGAGGGGCGGCTGGATCAGGCCATCGCGGCGATCAACGCGCATTGA
- a CDS encoding winged helix-turn-helix transcriptional regulator codes for MESDYPPTDPRVDALVNELIGRVADKWTLLILEVLEEGGVMRFTQVGRAVPGISQKMLTQTLRAMERDGLVTRTIHPVIPPRVDYELTPLGHSLSAAFCGVWQWAEAHLEEVEGARSRFDAAKVSD; via the coding sequence ATGGAGAGTGACTATCCCCCAACCGACCCGCGCGTCGATGCGCTCGTCAACGAGTTGATCGGCCGGGTGGCCGACAAATGGACGCTGCTGATTCTGGAAGTGCTGGAGGAAGGCGGGGTGATGCGCTTTACGCAAGTGGGCCGCGCCGTGCCGGGGATCAGCCAGAAGATGCTGACGCAGACCCTGCGCGCGATGGAGCGCGACGGGCTGGTGACGCGCACCATCCATCCGGTGATCCCGCCGCGCGTCGATTATGAACTGACGCCGCTCGGCCATAGCCTCAGCGCTGCGTTCTGCGGGGTCTGGCAATGGGCCGAGGCCCATCTGGAGGAGGTGGAAGGCGCGCGAAGCCGGTTCGACGCCGCCAAAGTCTCCGATTAA
- a CDS encoding ATP phosphoribosyltransferase regulatory subunit, protein MMDTETRDLLPEGLEDRLPQDTAAATRITRAIMDVLDSHGYDRVQPPGVEFERSLASRMAGIETRRMVRFIDPSSLRMMALRSDITPQVGRIAVTRLKDAPRPLRLAYAGQVTAIKGDGLDPTRERLQIGAELIGHAGTAAAGEVVAVAIEALQAAGATGISVDFTMPGLVDALAAGPWPLTPAQLDAVRRELDAKDAGALVTEGGAAYLPLIHATGPLDAAIARLEALALGDVLDERIAALRQIAARLPAGVRMTLDPTERHGFEYQSWFGFQIFADGVRGAVARGGSYSILGEPAEPAVGFSLYPDPLITALAAQEAPRDLLFLPLGHDTGAAARLRAVGWRTVAALGDACDAATLGATHRLEGGEVVAL, encoded by the coding sequence ATGATGGACACCGAAACCCGCGATTTGCTGCCCGAGGGCCTGGAAGACCGACTGCCGCAGGATACGGCAGCCGCGACGCGCATCACGCGCGCGATCATGGATGTGCTGGACAGCCATGGCTATGACCGGGTTCAGCCGCCGGGGGTGGAGTTCGAGCGTTCGCTGGCCAGCCGCATGGCGGGCATCGAGACTCGGCGCATGGTGCGTTTCATTGATCCTTCGTCCCTGCGGATGATGGCGCTGCGCAGCGATATCACGCCGCAGGTGGGGCGCATTGCGGTCACGCGCCTGAAGGACGCCCCGCGCCCGCTGCGTCTGGCCTATGCCGGGCAGGTGACGGCGATCAAGGGCGATGGCCTCGACCCCACGCGCGAACGTCTCCAGATCGGCGCCGAGCTGATCGGCCACGCTGGTACGGCGGCGGCGGGCGAGGTGGTGGCGGTGGCCATCGAGGCCCTTCAGGCGGCGGGCGCCACCGGGATTTCGGTCGATTTCACGATGCCGGGTCTGGTTGACGCTCTGGCCGCCGGTCCCTGGCCGTTGACGCCAGCGCAACTCGATGCGGTCCGCCGCGAGCTGGACGCCAAGGATGCGGGCGCGCTGGTCACCGAGGGCGGGGCGGCTTACCTGCCGCTGATCCACGCCACCGGGCCGCTCGATGCCGCGATCGCGCGGCTTGAGGCTCTGGCTCTGGGCGATGTGCTGGATGAACGCATCGCCGCGCTGCGCCAGATTGCCGCGCGCCTGCCTGCAGGGGTCCGCATGACGCTGGACCCGACCGAGCGGCATGGGTTTGAATATCAGAGCTGGTTCGGTTTCCAGATTTTTGCAGATGGGGTGCGCGGCGCGGTGGCGCGTGGCGGGTCCTATTCGATCCTTGGCGAACCGGCCGAACCTGCGGTGGGCTTTTCGCTCTATCCCGATCCGCTGATTACGGCCCTTGCCGCGCAGGAGGCGCCGCGCGATCTGCTGTTCCTGCCGCTGGGCCATGATACGGGCGCGGCGGCACGGCTGCGCGCGGTGGGCTGGCGCACGGTGGCGGCGCTGGGCGATGCCTGCGATGCGGCAACCTTGGGCGCCACCCACCGGCTTGAGGGCGGCGAGGTGGTCGCGCTTTAA
- the serA gene encoding phosphoglycerate dehydrogenase, with the protein MTETRKPRVLISDKMDPNAARIFAEMGCDVDVITGETPEQLIARIGDYDGLAIRSSTRVTKEVLDAATNLKVIGRAGIGVDNVDIPYASAKGVVVMNTPFGNSITTAEHAIAMMFALARQIPEANEQTQKGLWPKNGFMGVEVTGKTLGLIGAGNIGSIVASRALGLRMKVVAYDPFLTPERAVEMGVEKADLDTLLAKADFITLHTPLTAETKNILSRENLAKTKKGVRIVNCARGGLIDEAALKDALDSGHVAGAALDVFQTEPAKESPLFGTKNFICTPHLGASTTEAQVNVALQVAEQLGEYLTTGGVTNALNVPSLSAEEAPKLRPYMALAEKLGSLVGQLTPSAVARISIHTEGAATELNAKPIVAAVLCGFLRVQSATVNMVNAPFLAKERGLEVREVKTEKTGDYHTLIRVSVKTEAGERSVAGTLFSNAEPRLVELFGIKVEAELTGDMMYIVNEDAPGFIGRIGTLLGENSINIGTFNLGRREAGGEAVLLLSVDSPVAGEVLEAAGKLPGVKRAKALAF; encoded by the coding sequence ATGACCGAGACCCGTAAGCCCCGCGTCCTTATTTCGGACAAGATGGACCCCAACGCCGCCCGCATTTTTGCCGAAATGGGCTGCGACGTGGATGTCATCACCGGTGAAACCCCCGAACAGTTGATCGCCCGCATCGGCGATTATGATGGTCTGGCCATCCGTTCGAGCACCCGCGTGACCAAGGAAGTGCTGGACGCCGCCACCAATCTGAAGGTCATCGGCCGCGCCGGTATCGGCGTCGATAACGTGGACATCCCCTATGCCAGCGCCAAGGGCGTTGTCGTGATGAACACGCCTTTCGGCAACTCGATCACCACGGCTGAACACGCGATCGCTATGATGTTCGCTCTGGCCCGCCAGATCCCCGAAGCCAACGAGCAGACCCAGAAGGGCCTGTGGCCGAAGAACGGCTTCATGGGCGTGGAAGTCACCGGCAAGACGCTCGGCCTGATCGGCGCGGGCAACATCGGCTCGATCGTTGCTTCGCGCGCGCTGGGTCTGCGCATGAAGGTTGTGGCCTACGATCCGTTCCTGACGCCCGAGCGCGCCGTGGAAATGGGCGTGGAAAAGGCCGACCTCGACACGCTGCTGGCCAAGGCCGACTTCATCACGCTGCACACGCCGCTGACGGCGGAAACCAAGAACATCCTGAGCCGCGAAAATCTGGCCAAGACCAAGAAGGGCGTGCGGATCGTCAACTGCGCCCGTGGCGGCCTGATCGACGAAGCGGCTCTCAAGGATGCTCTGGATTCGGGCCATGTGGCGGGCGCCGCTCTTGACGTGTTCCAGACCGAACCGGCCAAGGAATCGCCGCTGTTCGGCACCAAGAACTTCATCTGCACCCCGCACCTTGGCGCTTCGACCACCGAAGCTCAGGTCAATGTTGCGCTTCAGGTTGCTGAACAGCTTGGCGAATACCTGACCACCGGCGGCGTGACCAACGCTCTGAACGTGCCTTCGCTCTCGGCTGAAGAAGCTCCCAAGCTGCGCCCCTACATGGCTCTCGCTGAAAAGCTGGGCAGCCTCGTGGGTCAGCTCACCCCCTCGGCCGTGGCCCGCATCTCGATCCACACCGAAGGCGCGGCGACCGAACTTAACGCCAAGCCCATCGTGGCCGCCGTTCTCTGCGGCTTCCTGCGCGTTCAGTCGGCGACCGTGAACATGGTCAACGCTCCGTTCCTCGCCAAGGAACGCGGCCTTGAAGTGCGCGAAGTGAAGACCGAAAAGACCGGTGACTACCACACGCTGATCCGCGTTTCGGTCAAGACCGAAGCGGGCGAACGCTCGGTGGCGGGCACGCTGTTCTCGAACGCCGAACCGCGCCTCGTCGAACTGTTCGGCATCAAGGTCGAAGCCGAACTGACCGGCGACATGATGTATATCGTCAACGAAGACGCCCCCGGCTTCATCGGCCGCATCGGTACGCTGCTGGGTGAAAACTCGATCAACATCGGCACGTTCAACCTTGGCCGCCGTGAAGCCGGCGGCGAGGCGGTCCTGCTGCTCTCGGTCGACAGCCCGGTCGCCGGTGAGGTGCTCGAAGCCGCTGGCAAGCTGCCCGGCGTGAAGCGCGCCAAGGCGCTGGCGTTCTGA
- a CDS encoding phosphoserine transaminase, with product MTIQVPAKKPARPFFSSGPCAKPPVYDLSKLATESLGRSHRAKIGKTRLAYCIDLMREILQLPETHRIGIVPGSDTGAFEMAMWTMLGAKPVTTLAWESFGEGWVTDVAKQLKLDPTIIRADYGQIPDLNTIDWTNDVLFTWNGTTSGARVPNADFIPADREGLSFADATSAVFAYDIDWSKIDVATFSWQKVLGGEGGHGVLILGPRAVERLETYTPAWPLPKVFRLVSKGKLAEGVFKGETINTPSMLAVEDAIFALEWAKDLGGLKGLQARSDANAAALNKIVEERSWLSHLAADEATRSKTSVCLSVEGADADFIKKFAAVLEKADAAYDIAGYRDAPAGLRIWCGATVNVEDIEDLGPWLDYAYATVKAG from the coding sequence ATGACTATCCAAGTTCCGGCTAAGAAGCCGGCTCGCCCCTTTTTCTCGTCGGGGCCCTGCGCCAAGCCGCCAGTCTACGATCTTTCCAAGCTCGCGACCGAGTCGCTGGGCCGTTCGCACCGCGCGAAGATCGGCAAGACGCGCCTGGCCTATTGCATCGATCTGATGCGCGAAATTCTCCAGCTCCCTGAAACGCACCGCATCGGCATCGTGCCCGGTTCGGACACGGGCGCTTTCGAAATGGCGATGTGGACCATGCTGGGCGCCAAGCCCGTCACCACGCTTGCATGGGAATCGTTCGGTGAGGGTTGGGTCACCGACGTTGCCAAGCAGCTCAAGCTGGACCCCACGATCATCCGCGCCGATTATGGCCAGATCCCCGATCTGAACACGATCGACTGGACCAATGACGTGCTGTTCACCTGGAACGGCACCACCAGCGGCGCGCGCGTTCCCAACGCCGATTTCATCCCCGCCGACCGCGAGGGTCTGAGCTTTGCCGACGCCACCAGCGCGGTGTTTGCCTATGACATCGACTGGTCGAAGATCGACGTTGCCACTTTCTCGTGGCAGAAGGTTCTGGGCGGCGAAGGCGGCCATGGCGTGCTGATCCTCGGCCCCCGCGCGGTTGAACGCCTCGAAACCTACACCCCCGCTTGGCCGCTGCCCAAGGTGTTCCGCCTTGTTTCCAAGGGCAAGCTGGCCGAGGGCGTGTTCAAGGGCGAAACCATCAACACCCCCTCGATGCTGGCCGTGGAAGACGCGATTTTCGCGCTGGAATGGGCCAAGGATCTGGGCGGTCTGAAGGGCCTTCAGGCGCGCAGCGACGCCAATGCCGCCGCGCTGAACAAGATCGTTGAAGAGCGTTCGTGGCTCTCGCATCTGGCCGCTGACGAAGCGACCCGTTCGAAGACCTCGGTTTGCCTGAGCGTTGAAGGCGCGGATGCTGACTTCATCAAGAAGTTCGCCGCTGTGCTGGAAAAGGCGGACGCGGCCTATGACATCGCGGGCTATCGCGATGCGCCTGCGGGTCTGCGCATCTGGTGCGGCGCCACGGTCAATGTCGAGGATATCGAAGACCTCGGCCCCTGGCTGGACTACGCCTACGCCACTGTCAAGGCTGGCTAA
- a CDS encoding extensin family protein — translation MEHTPRPSLLLSLVLSMALGACSGAIPDTPHRARPQATIAYQPIRPDEGQCLSDLGAKAAGFTPLPDQYYGAGCATFNAVRLASLSGDSQSFNISNLGPVTCPLANTFAGWARFGVDRAARAILGSPLVRIETMGSYSCRNVAGTDKRSAHATGNAIDVAAFVLADGRRITVLNGWNSPDPAEREFLRTIHQSACRRFGTTLGPDFNAAHRNHLHVDLMNNGVCH, via the coding sequence ATGGAACACACGCCCCGCCCATCACTGCTGCTCAGCCTCGTCCTCAGCATGGCGCTGGGCGCGTGCAGCGGAGCCATCCCCGACACCCCCCATCGCGCCCGCCCGCAGGCCACCATCGCCTATCAGCCCATCCGCCCGGACGAGGGGCAATGCCTGTCCGATCTTGGCGCCAAAGCCGCCGGTTTCACGCCCCTGCCCGACCAGTATTACGGCGCGGGATGCGCCACTTTCAACGCGGTGCGTCTGGCCAGCCTGTCGGGCGACAGCCAGTCCTTCAACATTTCCAATCTCGGCCCTGTCACCTGCCCGCTGGCCAACACCTTTGCCGGATGGGCGCGATTTGGGGTGGACCGCGCCGCCCGCGCGATTCTGGGCAGCCCGCTGGTGCGGATCGAAACCATGGGCAGCTACAGCTGTCGCAACGTGGCGGGCACCGACAAGCGCAGCGCGCATGCCACCGGCAATGCCATCGATGTGGCCGCCTTTGTGCTGGCCGATGGGCGACGGATCACCGTGCTGAACGGATGGAATTCGCCCGATCCGGCCGAGCGCGAATTTCTGCGCACCATTCATCAATCGGCCTGTCGCCGCTTTGGCACCACATTAGGGCCTGATTTCAACGCGGCCCATCGCAATCATTTGCATGTGGATCTGATGAACAATGGCGTCTGTCATTGA
- a CDS encoding peptidase, which yields MTYCVGMMLDAGLVLMSDTRTNSGVDNISTFRKLFHWEVPGERVVALMTSGNLATTQAVVSKIEERFKLPSERHNCVLEAATMFQMAGIVGKTLRETIAERDADVGPQAAGQFGATLILAGQIEGQEPRLFMIYPEGNFIEATLDTPFFQIGETKYGRPIILRGYDRKMAFEDAVKLLMVSFDSTLKANLSVGMPLDLVVIGRDDLGIKYERRIEANDSWYRVISASWSDSLKAALEGLPDYPFHIAQG from the coding sequence GTGACCTATTGTGTTGGCATGATGCTGGATGCCGGGCTGGTGTTGATGAGCGACACCCGCACCAATTCGGGCGTCGACAACATCTCGACCTTTCGCAAGCTCTTTCATTGGGAAGTGCCGGGCGAACGGGTCGTGGCGCTGATGACCAGCGGGAATCTGGCGACGACTCAGGCGGTTGTCTCCAAGATCGAGGAACGCTTCAAACTGCCCAGCGAGCGGCACAATTGCGTGCTGGAGGCCGCCACCATGTTTCAGATGGCGGGCATCGTGGGCAAGACACTGCGCGAGACGATTGCCGAGCGCGATGCCGATGTCGGCCCGCAGGCGGCCGGGCAATTTGGCGCAACGCTGATTCTGGCCGGACAGATCGAGGGGCAGGAGCCGCGCCTGTTCATGATCTATCCGGAAGGCAATTTCATCGAGGCGACGCTCGACACGCCCTTTTTCCAGATCGGCGAGACGAAATACGGCCGCCCGATCATCCTGCGCGGTTATGACCGCAAGATGGCGTTCGAGGATGCGGTCAAATTGCTGATGGTCAGCTTTGATTCTACGCTCAAGGCCAATCTGTCGGTGGGCATGCCGCTCGATCTGGTGGTGATCGGGCGCGATGATCTGGGCATCAAGTATGAGCGCCGGATCGAGGCCAATGATTCGTGGTATCGCGTCATCTCGGCCAGTTGGAGCGACAGTCTGAAGGCGGCGCTTGAGGGGCTGCCCGACTATCCGTTCCATATCGCGCAGGGCTGA
- a CDS encoding transglutaminase family protein, with protein sequence MRISIQHQTHYRFDQPVWHGVQRLRLTPRDCAMQKVLGWQLSVEGGAIECSYEDHNRNLVSLISLGTGNGEITITGQGMIETYDKAGVVGAHTGFMPLWRLSNPTELTKPGPKIRALAAKFSDDGSNTIAVLHDLMAAVNKAVVYEAGHTGAATTAEAALAAGKGVCQDHAQVFMAAARLMGLPARYVSGYLVIEGRVDQDAGHGWAEVHVPGLGWVGFDAANDTCPDDTYVRLAVGADYRDAAPVTSMAQGGGAAVLSVAVQVAQQQVVEQ encoded by the coding sequence ATGCGCATCTCGATCCAGCACCAGACCCATTACCGCTTTGACCAGCCGGTCTGGCATGGGGTGCAACGCCTGCGCCTGACGCCGCGCGATTGCGCGATGCAAAAGGTGCTGGGCTGGCAATTGTCTGTCGAGGGCGGGGCGATCGAATGTTCCTATGAGGATCACAACCGCAACCTCGTCTCGCTGATCTCGCTGGGCACGGGCAATGGCGAGATCACCATCACCGGGCAGGGGATGATCGAGACCTATGACAAGGCGGGCGTGGTGGGCGCGCATACCGGCTTTATGCCGCTCTGGCGGCTGTCCAATCCCACCGAATTGACAAAACCGGGGCCGAAGATCCGCGCTCTGGCGGCGAAATTCAGCGATGATGGCAGCAATACGATTGCCGTGCTGCATGATCTGATGGCGGCGGTGAACAAGGCGGTGGTCTATGAGGCGGGCCACACGGGCGCTGCCACCACGGCCGAGGCCGCTCTGGCCGCGGGCAAGGGCGTGTGTCAGGACCATGCGCAGGTGTTCATGGCGGCCGCGCGTCTGATGGGCCTGCCTGCGCGCTATGTCTCGGGCTATCTGGTGATCGAGGGGCGGGTGGATCAGGACGCGGGCCATGGCTGGGCCGAGGTGCATGTGCCGGGGCTGGGCTGGGTGGGCTTTGATGCGGCCAATGACACCTGCCCGGATGACACCTATGTGCGCCTGGCCGTGGGCGCGGATTACCGCGATGCCGCGCCCGTCACCAGCATGGCGCAGGGCGGGGGCGCGGCGGTGCTGTCCGTGGCGGTGCAGGTGGCCCAGCAGCAGGTGGTGGAACAGTAA
- a CDS encoding alpha-E domain-containing protein → MLGRSAWGIFWMARYLERAENTARLLDAGFRMALTRGNTVASDEWRSVLVTLGMDEFYTGDMSGPAITNWLLRGAGNSGSVLSMMEAARTNARMVRTAITREVWEVTNESWMQLQSLLAKPVKEADLGHVLDVIRRQATSVRGAMEGTMLRNDIFNFARIGTHLERADNTARILDVKYHVLLPSAAWVGSRLDNAQWEMVLRSVAGERAFRWLHAGALDPKGIAQFLILDGRFPRSLAYCLRKLTSNMEWLCRDYHQETAAYRMQKEACDKLSKTTITDIFEHGLHEFITEFLATNRLVADAIAADYRFTE, encoded by the coding sequence ATGTTGGGACGTTCCGCCTGGGGCATTTTCTGGATGGCGCGCTATTTGGAGCGCGCCGAGAATACCGCGCGCCTGCTGGACGCGGGCTTTCGCATGGCGTTGACGCGCGGCAATACGGTGGCCAGCGACGAATGGCGCAGCGTGCTGGTCACGCTGGGGATGGATGAGTTCTATACCGGCGATATGTCCGGCCCGGCGATCACCAACTGGCTGCTGCGCGGGGCGGGCAATTCGGGCAGCGTGCTCTCGATGATGGAGGCCGCGCGCACGAATGCGCGCATGGTGCGCACCGCCATCACCCGCGAGGTCTGGGAAGTGACCAATGAGAGCTGGATGCAGCTTCAGTCGCTGCTGGCCAAGCCGGTCAAGGAAGCGGATCTGGGCCATGTGCTGGATGTCATCCGCCGACAGGCCACCAGCGTGCGCGGCGCGATGGAAGGCACGATGCTGCGCAATGACATTTTCAATTTTGCCCGCATCGGCACCCATCTTGAGCGGGCCGACAATACGGCGCGCATTCTGGATGTGAAATATCATGTCTTGCTGCCCTCGGCCGCGTGGGTGGGGTCGCGGCTGGACAATGCGCAATGGGAAATGGTGCTGCGCAGCGTCGCGGGCGAGCGGGCGTTTCGCTGGCTCCATGCCGGCGCGCTTGATCCCAAGGGGATTGCCCAGTTCCTGATCCTTGATGGCCGCTTCCCGCGCAGTCTGGCCTATTGCCTGCGTAAACTGACCAGCAATATGGAATGGCTGTGCCGCGATTATCATCAGGAAACGGCGGCCTACCGCATGCAGAAAGAGGCCTGCGACAAATTGAGCAAGACCACGATCACCGATATTTTCGAACATGGTCTGCATGAATTCATCACCGAATTCCTCGCCACCAACCGGCTGGTGGCCGATGCCATCGCCGCCGATTACCGTTTCACCGAATAG
- a CDS encoding circularly permuted type 2 ATP-grasp protein, producing MPSTTISSYDEMLDAEGNVRPAYAGYREWYEAQSPKWLEKQGKNAEDVFRRTGITFNVYGEDAGQERLIPFDMIPRIITADEWKKLSRGIDQRVRALNAFLHDLYHKREIVKAGKLPERLLAQNEAFLPEMVGFTPPGGVYTHIVGIDLVRTGPDDFMVLEDNARTPSGVSYMLENRETMMAMFPDLFTKVAVQPVSEYPRALARSLATCAPPAAQGSDRPVLAVLTPGIYNSAYYEHAFLADQMGAELVEAGDLRVVDGRVCMRTTRGWRAIDVLYRRVDDNFLDPLTYNPDSMLGVAGIMDVYRSGGITIANAPGTGIADDKAIYSFMPEIVEFYTGEKPILKNVPTWRCSEADALAYVLDHLPELVVKEVHGSGGYGMLIGPTSSKGEIAAFEKKLRANPDNYIAQPTLSLSTVPIFTKAGLAPRHVDLRPFVLVSPHGINITPGGLTRVALKKGSLVVNSSQGGGTKDSWVLAE from the coding sequence ATGCCATCCACCACGATCTCGTCTTATGACGAGATGCTCGATGCCGAGGGGAATGTGCGTCCCGCCTATGCCGGCTATCGCGAGTGGTACGAAGCGCAAAGTCCCAAATGGCTGGAAAAGCAGGGCAAGAATGCCGAGGATGTGTTTCGCCGCACCGGCATCACCTTCAACGTCTATGGCGAGGATGCCGGGCAGGAGCGCCTGATCCCGTTTGACATGATCCCGCGCATCATCACCGCGGATGAATGGAAGAAACTCTCGCGCGGGATTGACCAGCGCGTGCGCGCGCTCAACGCCTTCCTCCACGATCTTTATCACAAGCGCGAGATTGTGAAGGCGGGCAAGCTGCCCGAACGCCTGTTGGCCCAGAACGAGGCCTTTCTGCCCGAAATGGTGGGCTTTACGCCACCGGGCGGGGTTTACACCCATATCGTGGGCATCGACCTTGTGCGCACCGGCCCCGATGATTTCATGGTGCTGGAGGATAATGCGCGCACGCCCTCGGGCGTCTCCTATATGCTGGAGAACCGCGAGACGATGATGGCGATGTTCCCCGACCTGTTCACCAAGGTCGCGGTGCAGCCGGTGTCGGAGTATCCGCGCGCGCTGGCCCGGTCGCTGGCCACCTGCGCGCCGCCCGCCGCGCAAGGGAGCGACCGGCCGGTGCTGGCGGTGCTGACGCCGGGCATCTATAATTCGGCCTATTACGAACACGCCTTCCTTGCCGATCAGATGGGCGCCGAACTGGTCGAGGCGGGCGATCTGCGGGTGGTCGATGGCCGCGTCTGTATGCGGACAACGCGCGGGTGGCGGGCGATCGATGTGCTCTATCGCCGGGTGGACGATAATTTCCTCGATCCGCTGACCTATAATCCCGATTCGATGCTGGGCGTGGCGGGCATCATGGATGTCTATCGCAGCGGGGGCATCACCATCGCCAATGCGCCCGGCACCGGCATAGCCGACGACAAGGCGATCTATTCCTTCATGCCCGAAATCGTCGAGTTTTATACCGGCGAAAAGCCGATCCTGAAGAATGTGCCGACATGGCGGTGCAGCGAGGCCGACGCGCTGGCCTATGTGCTCGATCACCTGCCCGAACTGGTGGTGAAGGAGGTGCATGGCAGCGGCGGTTATGGCATGCTGATCGGGCCGACCAGCAGCAAGGGAGAAATCGCCGCCTTTGAAAAGAAGCTGCGCGCCAACCCGGACAATTACATCGCCCAGCCCACGCTTTCGCTCTCCACCGTGCCGATCTTTACCAAGGCGGGGCTGGCCCCGCGCCATGTCGATCTGCGGCCCTTCGTGCTGGTTTCGCCCCATGGCATCAACATCACGCCGGGCGGGCTGACCCGCGTGGCGCTTAAAAAAGGCTCGCTGGTGGTCAATTCCTCGCAGGGCGGGGGCACCAAGGACAGCTGGGTTCTGGCGGAATAA